The nucleotide sequence CCGACGGTCAGCAGGCCATGGTTCCTGAGCATCAGATAGTTGGCGTGCCCAAGGTCGTCCTGCAAGCGCGGTTTTTCGTCATCTCGAAGCGCCACGCCCTCGTAATCGTGATACCCGAGCGAGTCGAGCACGAAGGTCGATTGCTGGGAAATCGGCAACAGGCCGTTCTTCTGTGCGCTCACGGCGACGCCCGCGCGCGTATGTGTGTGCAATACGCACTGCACGTCCTCGCGCGCAGCATGAATCGCGCTATGGATCACAAAGCCAGCGCGATTTACGTCGAACTCCGAATTCGAGAGTCGCTGGCCTTCGGTGTTGACCATGATGAGCGACGATGCGGTGACCTCTTCGAACAGGAGCCCGTACGGGTTGATCAGGAACCGATGGTCAGGACCAGGCATTCGCGCGCTGATGTGAGTAAAGATCAGATCGGTCCAGCCATGAAGCGCCACGAGGCGATAACATGCAGCGAGGTCGCAGCGGAGCTGCCACTCATCAGCACTGACGGTATTTTTCAGCGAGGGGATTCGCATGATGTCTCCTTGAAGTTGTTGAGGTTGGATCAGGAAACGCTGACGGGTTCAACATGGTTGCTTTGGCCGTCAACTTGACCATAGAGTACAGAAGCGCCTATCTTCAGACCGCAAGATATCTTCCATTTTTTGCGCCTCTCACCGCCCAATCGAGTTTTCAAATGACTTTCATCGAACAGGCATCTGACCAGATGCGCGCGA is from Paraburkholderia flagellata and encodes:
- a CDS encoding class II aldolase/adducin family protein codes for the protein MRIPSLKNTVSADEWQLRCDLAACYRLVALHGWTDLIFTHISARMPGPDHRFLINPYGLLFEEVTASSLIMVNTEGQRLSNSEFDVNRAGFVIHSAIHAAREDVQCVLHTHTRAGVAVSAQKNGLLPISQQSTFVLDSLGYHDYEGVALRDDEKPRLQDDLGHANYLMLRNHGLLTVGKTIADAFLQMYIFETACQIQLSAQAGGELTLVDPAILATAASAKNVQTDGVGGSFVWPAMIRKLDRIDDSYRS